The segment TCCATTAAAGCTGTAGGATTGGCTTTGGTGCGAACAACTTTCCCATCATGCCGGCGGGCAATTTGTTCGATAGCACCGGATGAGTGAACCGGCACCACCACCGTAGAGCGAGGGTTGCTAGTTAACATCATATCCACCATCACCGCCGTCAAAATTTCGCCACGAATCAAATTGCCGGCTTCATCCACCAAAATTAACTGCTCACCATTAGCAGCCACCTGGACACCAAAATTCGCCCGCAATGCTTCCACCACATGACCAAGTTGGAGGAGCAAACTTTCTCTCTCTTCGTTTCCCGGCGGTGTTTGATTTAAACTCGCATTTAACACCACCGCATCACAGCCATATTTTGCCAAAAGCTGGGGTAACACAGCCCCCGCCACAGCATAAACATAATCAATCACAACTTTAGCGCGGCTATGATAAATGGCTTGAGTATTCAAATTACTCTCGTAGGCACTATTGTAAAGTTCCAGCACTTGACTGGGATAAGCCATATTTCCAATTTCTTGAATTTGCGCCCTGCGGAAATCTTCTTTAAAATAAGCGCCCTCAATTTTTTTCTCGCGGGGTTTAGAGATATTAATTCCCTTTTCGTCAAAAAATTCGATTAACATTGAATCTGCCCGCTCTGGATGCAAGCGCACATGAATTCCACCGGCCACTGATAAGGTAGGAATAATCGCTCTGGCAAGGGGAATGGCGGTAGCTTCTAAGTTTTGAATATGCACTCCCACCGACATCAAACCGGCTATCAAAGAACGCGACACCATCCGCGAAATGCTGCGCTGATCGCGGGACACCGTAACCGAGGAACCGGGCTTGAGCGTAGAACCATAGGCGGCGCCCAGTTTGACAGCAAATTCTGGGGTGATATCAATATTGGCAAGTCCCGATACTCCCCGTTGTCCGAAGAGGTTTCGCTGGGCCGACTGTCCCCAAATCAAGTTGATATTGAGGGTGGCACCGGCCTCGATTTTTTTGCTCGGCCAGACACGCACATTCGGGCTGACTTGAGCTTCTTCGCCTACACTTGATAGGGGCCCCACCACTGCGCCTTCCAAAACGTGCGCTCTGCGGTCTACTCGCACGCCTCTAGCAGCTACGCAGGCTCGTAAATGTGCTTCTTCGCCGATGATCGCACCATTCCATATCACCGGCCTTTTAATATCTGCATCGGCTGCAATGGTGACGTTATCTCCGATCACACTACCGCCGTCTATTTGAACTCTTGGCCCTATGCGGCAGTTATTGCCAATTAAAACCGGCGTTTCGATGTTTGCTGTCGGGTCTATATAAGTGTTTTGACCTATCCATAAACCGGGCGAACGTTCTTCATAGGCAAATTCTAGTTTGACTTTTTTGTGCAAACCGTCGTATTGAGCATCTCTATAGGCGTCTAAATGACCGACATCACACCAGTATCCCTCGGCGATAAAACCATACATCGGTTCGTCTTTTTCCAGCAGTAAAGGAAATAAGTCTTTAGAAAAATCGCTTTCTTCGTTTTCCCGCAGGTAGTCTAAAACTTCCGGTTCGAGGATGTAGGTGCCGGTGTTGACAGTATCAGAAAAAATTTCTCCGCTTGAGGGTTTTTCGAGAAACCGGCGAATACGGCCATCTTTATCAGTAATCACAACCCCAAATTCCATAGGATCGGGAACGTGGGTTAATATTAATGTGGCTTTTGATTGCTTTTGTTTGTGATATTTTATCGCTTCAGTGAGGTTAAAATCTGTGATGCTATCACCGCTGATTACAAGGAAAGTTGAGTCGAGCAGTTCGGCAATATTTTTAACACAGCCTGATGTGCCAAGGGGTTGATCTTCTTCGACTGCATAGGTCATTTGAACACCAAATTCGCTACCGTCTTGGAAGTAATCTCGCATCACGTCTGGTAAGTAGTGTAGGGTGGCGATTATTTCGGTGATGTTATGGCGTTTTAATAAGTTAATAATGTGTTCGGCGATGGGCCGATTTAATACCGGCACCATTGGTTTTGGCAAATCGCAGGTTAGCGGTCTCAGCCGCGTTCCTGAGCCTCCAGCCATCAACACTGCTCTCATAAGTCCTCCGTAAATGTATCCTTATTTATGATTTTTCTTAACAATTTGCTGGCTTTTCCGTCTTTACTGCTGCTTCTTATTATCCTAGATTTTATGGCCTGTGTTTTGGTCGGATTGTTGTTGGCCGCTTTTGAGGGTTTACTGTGGTGGCGGGACTGAGTTTATCTCGCCATTGCCGGTTAGGATGTCCCAAAAATAACCCAGTATTTTTTGTGGCTGAAACTCTGGGTCGAGCGTCAATTTTTTTGGTTAATTTTTGTTAAAGACTAACTCGGCTTTGACCAGGGAGATTGGGGACGAAAACCAAGGGCAAAAATTGGCAAGTGGAAGATACCGGCTTGCCTGGGGTAATCTTCCTATCTTAAAGGATAAACCCTATTGGCTAAAATTTACGGCATCCGTCTCTGAAGTTCTACCAACGGACAGGGAAACCAGATAAACTAGAGAATGATCGTACATAGTCTTAAGCTTTGGGATTGGTTATGCCTAAATTGATTGTGTTTGTTTTACTGGTTGGTTATGGTTATGGGGCGTGGAAGTTCTGGAAGGGCTATAACCAAACGAATTTTGAGAAGTCTTTTGCCAGCCGGCTTAAGTTGTCGTTGTTGTGGCCGGTGTTGGTGGTGGCAAACCAAAGTTATCGCAAGAATTTTACAAAGGCTCTGAAGGGTCGATAGGTAGGAATGTCAAAAAAACAAGAGTCTTCCTCGCCAAAAGGCAGCACACCGGCATCAACCGCACACTCTGCCTTTTCGGCTGATGCGGTTCAGCCTTTGTTAAATGCGGTGGCGTTGCGTTTTAACCGGCAATATTTGGGACAAGCCTTTGAGTTACCGCCCGAAGTAGAAGCAATGCAGGTTTTCCATGATTGGGCTGCCGGTTCTTTGGAGGCTAAAATTGCTTCTCGTTTTTGGGAAATTGCCCAACCACAAAAAAATCAGCGTTGTTTGGATCTCGGTTGTGGGGTGAGTTTTTTGGTCTATCCTTGGCGAGATTGGGGGGCTTTTTTTTACGGTCAAGATATTAGCACGGTGGCTGTTGAAGCTTTAAATACTCGTGGCCCACAAATGAATTCTAAGCTCTTTAAAAAAGTGAATTTAGGTGGTGCTCACGAGTTAAATTATGATAGCGGTCAGTTTGATTTGGTGTTTGCTACCGGCTGGAGTTGTTATTATCCCCTGGAATACTGGCAAGGTGTCATGGCACAAGTAAAGCGGGTGCTTAAACCAGGCGGTTCTTTTGTTTTTGATGTTTTAGATATCAATGCGCCTTTAGCGGAAAATTGGTCAATTTTAGAGACTTATTTAGGGGCGGAGGTGTTTTTAGAAGAGTTGGATGTTTGGGAAAAGTTGCTGAAAGATTCTCAGGTAAAAATTGAGAAAAAACAGGCCGGTGAATTGTTTCAGCTTTATAAAGTTAAATTTTAATCGGTCATTGTTCAGGGCAGGCACAGGGGCACTGCCCGTACATAAGACATCTTTTCAAAAAGCCTGAATCCACTCTTTTATTTCATACTTTGTCCAGATTCCATTTTGCCAATAAGGATCAGCCTCAATAGCTTTTCTTACTGTTTCCTCATCTTCGGCTTGATAAATTCCAAACACTTTTGTTAAATCTTTTGTGGGGCCAATTGTCATAACAACACCGGCCTCTTTTAATTTGGCAATTCCCTCTAAATGTGCCTCACGGTAAGGAACCCGTTTTTCCAAAACATCAGCACAATAACTTCCCCACATTATGTATTTGTTCATATTTTGTCAATGGTCAATGGTCATTAGTCATTAAGTAGAGGCACTTAATTAATTGTAGGATGGGTAGAGCGTAAGCAAAACCCATCAAAGTGTCACCCATCAAAGCGTCGAGAGTGTTGGGTTTCGTTCCTCTACCCATCCTACAATTAAGTTGACTTAGTTAGTCATTGGTCATTGGTCACTTGGAAAAATTTGTCATAAGGTGTTTTATCCTTTGAAAAAGGGTTTTAGGGCCAAGGAAAACACAAATGACAAATGACAAATGACAATTGATTAACTTCTCAAAGTCACGCTGAAATTTTTAATCAGTGCATCGCGGACTTTTTGCTGCACCGGCTCAACATCCGTATCCGTCAGCGTTCGGTCATTTACCCGATAGACTAAACGAAAAGCTAAACTCCGTTGACCTTCCGGCACATTCACACCACGATACTCATCAAACAATTCTACCGACTCCAATAAACCACCGGCAGCCTTGCAAATACTGCGTTCAATATCACCCACCGGCACACTCACCGGCGCGAAAAATGCAATATCTCGATCTGCTGCGGGATAAGTAGAATAGGCACTAAACCGGCGCACACCGGCCCCTTGAGATAACGCATTTACTATCAACCCTAAATCAAATTGAAACAAATAAATTGCTTCTGGCAAGCCTTTTTCCCGCCGTAATTGTGGATGAATTTGTCCAAAAATTCCTAACAGTTTTCCACGCAACCATACAGCAGCAGTGCGTCCTGGGTGTAAGCGATTTTCGCTTTTATCTGCCTTATATTCCACTGTCAAATTCAAGCGCTCAAATACACTTTCTAAGACGCCTTTTGCTTCAAACCAGCTTAAAGCTTGTTCCTTGCCACTGCGTACCCACCGGCCGGTTGATGGATCTCCACCAATAATACCGGCAATCATTTCTTTTTCCTTCAGACTTTCGCCTTCTTTCCAGAAAATTTTGCCAGTTTCAAAACCATTTACCGCCCCATTTCCTTGTTCCAAATTATACTGGAAGGCATCAAGAAGAGCGGTTAACATTTCTGTTCGTAGTGCCGAATATTCCACAAACAAAGGATTTGCTAAAACGACTTGATTTTCTCCAGAAGTCGGAACCAAGGAATAGTGCATTAATTCCGTTAAACCCGCACCCCGAAAAGCTGATCGCACTTCTCTTGTTGCTTTTTGCTCGGTGGGTAAATATCCCGCTTCAGTTTTTGAGGGCAACGTTTCGCAGAAGTTATCGTATCCGTAAAGACGAGCAATTTCTTCGATTAAATCAATTTCTCGCTCTAAATCTCGATAGCGATAAGCCGGCACTGTTACATCCCAAATTCCCTCTTTTTCACCTTTGTTAATTGTGCAACCTAATGCAACCAAAATCCTCTCCATATCGGCGGGTTGCAGTTGGCCGGTACCGTCTTTTATTTTGCCTAAAATTTGATCAACTCGTTCAAGGCGCAAGGTAACAGAACGGGTATAGGTTTCGGGGCCGGTGGTTGAGGTTTGCTGGCTGATGGCATTTCCCCCAGCCAATTCTGCAATTAACTGTACAGCACGCCGGCAGGCTATCGTTAATTCGGCTTGGTTAACTCCCCTTTCATAGCGCGTTGAGGCTTCGGTGCGGATACCTTGGGCTCTGGCTGACCGG is part of the Ancylothrix sp. D3o genome and harbors:
- a CDS encoding YciI family protein, encoding MNKYIMWGSYCADVLEKRVPYREAHLEGIAKLKEAGVVMTIGPTKDLTKVFGIYQAEDEETVRKAIEADPYWQNGIWTKYEIKEWIQAF
- the pheT gene encoding phenylalanine--tRNA ligase subunit beta — protein: MRISLNWLRELVDISLSPEELAHLLTMAGFEVEDIENRRSWADGVVMGKILDRQPHPNADKLSVCTVDVGAGETLNIVCGAPNARADIHVAVAVVGTYLPQIDLKIKPAKLRGVPSNGMICSLAELGLSKESAGIHIFELENPVLGSDIRPLLGLDDVILDVTATANRADALSMVGIAREIAALTGATVRLPEVAEQKQALGSGVQVEKSLQACPIYIATEIENIKIAPSPAWLQQRLQAAGIRPISNVVDVTNYILLEWGQPLHAFDRERLQNIAGSQSLTIGVRYAKENETLKTLDGQERNLQPQNLLITANDKPVALAGVMGGEDSEVYEGTQNLVLEAAIFEQAPIRRSARAQGIRTEASTRYERGVNQAELTIACRRAVQLIAELAGGNAISQQTSTTGPETYTRSVTLRLERVDQILGKIKDGTGQLQPADMERILVALGCTINKGEKEGIWDVTVPAYRYRDLEREIDLIEEIARLYGYDNFCETLPSKTEAGYLPTEQKATREVRSAFRGAGLTELMHYSLVPTSGENQVVLANPLFVEYSALRTEMLTALLDAFQYNLEQGNGAVNGFETGKIFWKEGESLKEKEMIAGIIGGDPSTGRWVRSGKEQALSWFEAKGVLESVFERLNLTVEYKADKSENRLHPGRTAAVWLRGKLLGIFGQIHPQLRREKGLPEAIYLFQFDLGLIVNALSQGAGVRRFSAYSTYPAADRDIAFFAPVSVPVGDIERSICKAAGGLLESVELFDEYRGVNVPEGQRSLAFRLVYRVNDRTLTDTDVEPVQQKVRDALIKNFSVTLRS
- a CDS encoding class I SAM-dependent methyltransferase, giving the protein MSKKQESSSPKGSTPASTAHSAFSADAVQPLLNAVALRFNRQYLGQAFELPPEVEAMQVFHDWAAGSLEAKIASRFWEIAQPQKNQRCLDLGCGVSFLVYPWRDWGAFFYGQDISTVAVEALNTRGPQMNSKLFKKVNLGGAHELNYDSGQFDLVFATGWSCYYPLEYWQGVMAQVKRVLKPGGSFVFDVLDINAPLAENWSILETYLGAEVFLEELDVWEKLLKDSQVKIEKKQAGELFQLYKVKF
- a CDS encoding mannose-1-phosphate guanyltransferase, translated to MRAVLMAGGSGTRLRPLTCDLPKPMVPVLNRPIAEHIINLLKRHNITEIIATLHYLPDVMRDYFQDGSEFGVQMTYAVEEDQPLGTSGCVKNIAELLDSTFLVISGDSITDFNLTEAIKYHKQKQSKATLILTHVPDPMEFGVVITDKDGRIRRFLEKPSSGEIFSDTVNTGTYILEPEVLDYLRENEESDFSKDLFPLLLEKDEPMYGFIAEGYWCDVGHLDAYRDAQYDGLHKKVKLEFAYEERSPGLWIGQNTYIDPTANIETPVLIGNNCRIGPRVQIDGGSVIGDNVTIAADADIKRPVIWNGAIIGEEAHLRACVAARGVRVDRRAHVLEGAVVGPLSSVGEEAQVSPNVRVWPSKKIEAGATLNINLIWGQSAQRNLFGQRGVSGLANIDITPEFAVKLGAAYGSTLKPGSSVTVSRDQRSISRMVSRSLIAGLMSVGVHIQNLEATAIPLARAIIPTLSVAGGIHVRLHPERADSMLIEFFDEKGINISKPREKKIEGAYFKEDFRRAQIQEIGNMAYPSQVLELYNSAYESNLNTQAIYHSRAKVVIDYVYAVAGAVLPQLLAKYGCDAVVLNASLNQTPPGNEERESLLLQLGHVVEALRANFGVQVAANGEQLILVDEAGNLIRGEILTAVMVDMMLTSNPRSTVVVPVHSSGAIEQIARRHDGKVVRTKANPTALMEACQNFPNVVIGGSGEMGFIFPQLHPGFDAMFCIGKLIEMLTLQERSLAHIRSEIPRVAHRQYSLRCPWTVKGALMRHLVEIHPAENLELIDGVKIFDRSSDSWVLVLPDAGEPLVHIFANSNDPDWVDENLRDYRHRIQAFVEQEF